A part of Ziziphus jujuba cultivar Dongzao chromosome 8, ASM3175591v1 genomic DNA contains:
- the LOC107413723 gene encoding uncharacterized protein LOC107413723, with protein MDLIGKVYRSSKQHMCIIVAINYFTKWVKARLVKTINQADVTKFINEVIIHRFGILETITTDCRTVFIGEAVETFVKEYGIKLTHSTPYFAQASGQFKTSKRSGTSTISFALTYRHDAIPLMEVTMRSLQIVQQHNLTLA; from the exons ATGGATTTGATTGGCAAAGTGTATCGATCGAGTAAGCAGCATATGTGCATCATTGTAGCCATTAACTACTTCACTAAGTGGGTCAAGGCACGATTGGTGAAAACTATAAACCAAGCCGATGTGACCAAGTTCATTAATGAAGTTATAATCCACAGGTTTGGTATATTAGAAACTATTACTACCGACTGCAGAACAGTGTTCATTGGTGAAGCAGTTGAGACATTTGTCAAAGAATATGGGATCAAGCTTACTCATTCAACCCCATATTTTGCTCAGGCTAGTGGTCAATTCAAG ACATCAAAGCGATCTGGCACTAGTACAATATCTTTCGCACTAACGTATAGGCATGATGCTATTCCGCTGATGGAGGTAACTATGAGGTCTTTACAAATTGTCCAACAACACAATCTTACTCTGGCCTAA
- the LOC107413722 gene encoding uncharacterized protein LOC107413722 — MAQSIDDAEFWLPSQFLPDDFFLVDKENFNSNSTTTTAVGSGFGIRFPTEFPYEFESFNSKSARSSPVDSAVGLTETESSDEEDFLFGLTRRLAQSALHETQKLAVPSVGQHKPEMVMSGSPQSTLSGIGSWSGRSTISSNGSPNGPSQVPSPPTTPFGANDDTWDLISAAAGQVARLKMSGGEGTKFSNHGRGLLGPPRSPNPRVRNPNCAGLYTNHGLTQNLPQLQHVRPEQALKSQSTGGAWGRHAKAGWPAQQPQEHQQQQLIQSRVRNSSSYVGHEIGRSGHPVNLAQSAALRSSVHGQHLKQQPHYIEPPMRTVLLGGSGLKKECAGTGVFLPRRYGNPPESRKKTAGCPTVLLPAKVVQALNLSFDMVNNGHSYPHFSNGFAPDHEALVARRNALLAQQRRSSRPEGPLNHDVRLPQEWTY; from the exons ATGGCTCAGTCGATAGACGACGCCGAGTTTTGGCTTCCGTCGCAGTTTCTCCCTGACGACTTCTTCCTCGTGGATAAAGAAAACTTCAATAGCAACAGTACTACTACTACAGCAGTTGGGTCTGGTTTTGGGATACGGTTTCCCACTGAGTTCCCTTACGAGTTCGAATCGTTCAACTCTAAGTCAGCTCGCAGCTCTCCTGTTGATTCAGCTGTGGGTTTGACGGAAACTGAGAGCAGCGACGAGGAAGACTTCCTTTTCGGGTTGACTCGTCGTCTCGCTCAGTCCGCGCTTCACGAGACTCAGAAACTCGCCGTGCCAAGCGTAGGCCAACACAAACCAGAG ATGGTGATGTCCGGGTCGCCCCAGTCGACACTGAGTGGAATCGGAAGCTGGTCGGGTCGGAGTACGATTTCAAGCAATGGAAGCCCAAACGGTCCTTCCCAAGTTCCCTCACCCCCAACGACACCGTTCGGAGCTAATGATGACACGTGGGATCTGATATCTGCAGCGGCTGGACAGGTCGCGAGGTTGAAGATGAGTGGTGGTGAAGGAACCAAGTTCAGCAACCATGGCAGGGGACTTCTAGGTCCTCCTCGCAGTCCCAATCCTCGTGTGAGAAACCCCAACTGTGCTGGACTCTACACAAACCATGGCCTTACTCAGAATCTGCCAcag ctTCAGCATGTGAGACCGGAGCAAGCACTGAAATCACAGTCCACCGGCGGCGCGTGGGGAAGACACGCCAAGGCTGGTTGGCCAGCTCAGCAGCCACAAGAACATCAACAGCAGCAGCTGATCCAGAGCAGAGTGAGAAATAGTAGTAGTTATGTTGGGCATGAAATTGGGCGTAGTGGGCATCCTGTGAATTTGGCCCAATCTGCAGCTTTGCGTTCTTCTGTGCATGGACAACATCTAAAGCAACAGCCTCACTACATTGAACCTCCAATGCGCACCGTTTTGCTCGGTGGATCTGGCTTGAAAAAGGAATGCGCTGGTACCGGAGTCTTCTTGCCTCGCAGATATGGAAACCCGCCTGAGTCTCGAAAGAAAACAGCTG GTTGTCCTACGGTTCTTCTTCCAGCAAAAGTTGTTCAAGCTCTCAACTTGAGCTTTGATATGGTGAATAATGGTCATTCTTATCCCCACTTCAGCAATGGGTTCGCTCCAGACCATG AGGCTTTAGTGGCTAGAAGAAATGCTCTATTGGCGCAGCAAAGGAGGAGTTCAAGGCCAGAAGGTCCACTGAATCATGATGTTCGTCTGCCTCAGGAATGGACATACTGA